The genome window AAATATGAAATTATACTCCCTTTCCACTGCATCATCTTTCCCGGATTCATTATATTTTTGGGGTCGACAGCCTTTTTTATTGCCTCCATGACCTGCAGCGATTCCTTTCTTTCTATTTTCATCCACGGTGCCTTTGATATTCCTATGCCGTGCTCACCGCTCACCGTCCCATGCAGGGCTATAACCGTATTATAAATACCATCAACTGCTTTTTCGGCCCTTTCCCAGCTTCCATTGATAAGAGGGTTAATCAAAACTTTTGTGTGGAGGTTGCCGTCGCCAGCATGCCCGTAAGTGCCTATCAGTACTCCATATTTTTTTGCAATTTCCTGGAATTTTTTAATTGCAACAGGAATTTTTGATATCGGTACCGCCATGTCGTCTGCAAGGGATACAGAAACCATGTCCTCTCCGTAACGCGAAAGAGAAGGTAAAACTCCTTTCCTGCCCTTCCACAGGTTCAACATCTCTTCCTCATCATCAGTAAAAGTAACGTTGCTAGCCCCACTTTCCCTGCAAATATCAGCTATTCTCTTTATATCTCTTTTGATGATTGCCTCTGCTCCGTCCACTTCTGCCAGTATGATTGCCTCGCTTTCAGGCAACCCGATGTTCATTGATTTATTGACCGCTTTTATACATACACTGTCCATTATTTCGAGGGCGGATGGCAGCAAACCCGATGCTATTACGTCTGAAACGCCCTGTCCCGCCCTTTCAAGAGAATCAAAGGG of Candidatus Thermoplasmatota archaeon contains these proteins:
- a CDS encoding FAD-binding oxidoreductase: MLSGAVVEIIKDIVGEENVITSAAELYTYGFDASIHHHAPDIVARVKNTKHVSKIMRLAYENGIPVIARGSGTALSGQAVPIKGGIILDMTAMNKIKEVRVEDLYCVVEPGVIYGRLNQELAKKNFFFPPSPGSGDVCTVGGMVATNASGMRAIKYGATRDYVLGMEVVLPDGDVTHFGTRTMKNSSGYQLEKLMVGSEGTLGIITEITIRIVPLPEKRAIALAPFDSLERAGQGVSDVIASGLLPSALEIMDSVCIKAVNKSMNIGLPESEAIILAEVDGAEAIIKRDIKRIADICRESGASNVTFTDDEEEMLNLWKGRKGVLPSLSRYGEDMVSVSLADDMAVPISKIPVAIKKFQEIAKKYGVLIGTYGHAGDGNLHTKVLINPLINGSWERAEKAVDGIYNTVIALHGTVSGEHGIGISKAPWMKIERKESLQVMEAIKKAVDPKNIMNPGKMMQWKGSIISYLRYPG